One region of Kytococcus sedentarius DSM 20547 genomic DNA includes:
- a CDS encoding NRAMP family divalent metal transporter, translated as MSTSAQTDALPPGEPGPRDGGPTGTGASPGHRASRAALLGAMFLMATSSIGPGFITQTTQFTVQLGAAFAFAILVSIVLDIALQLNVWRVIGVSGRRAQELANDVAPGLGWVLAGLLLVGGVVFNIGNVAGAGIGTEALAGIDPRWGAALSAVLAIGIFLSRWAGWAMDRVVVVLGALMLALTLYVAIVSDPPLASAARNTIAPEIIEPLAITTLVGGTIGGYIIYAGAHRLIDAGHTGPDQVAAISRTSVLAIIVTGVMRTLLFLAILGVVVSGADLTGTSQAASAFQAAAGDVGLRLFGAVFWAAAISSVVGCSYTTVSFLTSSTRTPARTRNLLTGGFIGLSLVLFLVLGKAPTTLLVFAGAFNGILLPVGIGVMLYVGWFRRDLLHGYDYPKWLLVIGSIAWLLTLYLAVTSVRPLIDLMTS; from the coding sequence ATGAGCACCTCCGCCCAGACCGACGCCCTGCCGCCGGGTGAGCCCGGCCCCCGCGACGGCGGCCCCACCGGCACCGGAGCCTCCCCCGGCCACCGCGCCTCCCGCGCCGCGCTGCTGGGCGCCATGTTCCTCATGGCCACCTCCTCGATCGGCCCGGGGTTCATCACCCAGACCACCCAGTTCACGGTGCAGCTCGGCGCGGCCTTCGCGTTCGCCATCCTGGTGTCGATCGTCCTCGACATCGCCCTGCAGCTGAACGTCTGGCGCGTCATCGGCGTCAGCGGTCGCCGCGCGCAGGAGCTCGCCAACGACGTCGCCCCCGGCCTCGGCTGGGTGCTCGCCGGGCTGCTGCTGGTCGGCGGCGTGGTCTTCAACATCGGCAACGTGGCCGGCGCCGGCATCGGCACCGAGGCCCTGGCCGGCATCGACCCGCGCTGGGGCGCGGCCCTGTCCGCCGTGCTGGCGATCGGCATCTTCCTCAGCCGCTGGGCCGGGTGGGCCATGGACCGCGTCGTGGTGGTCCTCGGCGCCCTGATGCTGGCGCTCACCCTGTACGTCGCGATCGTCTCCGACCCGCCGCTGGCCTCCGCTGCGCGCAACACCATCGCCCCGGAGATCATCGAGCCGCTCGCCATCACCACCCTGGTCGGCGGCACCATCGGCGGCTACATCATCTACGCCGGCGCCCACCGCCTCATCGATGCGGGACACACCGGCCCCGACCAGGTGGCCGCCATCTCCCGCACCTCGGTGCTGGCCATCATCGTCACCGGCGTCATGCGCACCCTGCTCTTCCTCGCCATCCTCGGCGTGGTCGTCTCCGGGGCGGACCTAACCGGTACCTCGCAGGCGGCCTCCGCCTTCCAGGCCGCGGCCGGCGACGTGGGCCTGCGGCTCTTCGGTGCCGTCTTCTGGGCGGCCGCGATCAGCTCGGTGGTGGGTTGCTCGTACACCACCGTGTCCTTCCTGACCTCCTCCACCCGCACCCCGGCACGCACCCGCAACCTGCTCACCGGCGGGTTCATCGGCCTGAGCCTCGTGCTCTTCCTGGTGCTCGGCAAGGCCCCCACCACGCTGCTGGTCTTCGCCGGCGCGTTCAACGGCATCCTGCTGCCCGTCGGCATCGGCGTGATGCTGTACGTCGGGTGGTTCCGCCGCGACCTGCTGCACGGCTACGACTACCCGAAGTGGCTGCTGGTGATCGGCAGCATCGCCTGGCTGCTGACGCTGTACCTGGCCGTCACCTCGGTGCGGCCGCTGATCGACCTGATGACCAGCTGA
- a CDS encoding amino acid permease, translating into MSTAPSTPAADASAAESPDSPLARGLSTRHIRFIALGTAIGTGLFLGSASAIQLAGPAVLLAYLAAGAAIYVVMRAMAEMVLRTPDASSFVDFTQRYLGRTWGFVIGWIFTAEMLLVGIADVTALRIYLGSWWPAVPGWAWMVGTIALVLGLNLVAVRLFGETEFWLTLLKVGAIVAMVVLGVGLLVTGAGLPTGQPSVAHLWEHGGFAPHGAWGILLSLTVVVFAFGGIETVGLTAAESQNPHRSIPDAINTVPWRILLFYVGSVGVMLTLAPWTGITGEQSPFVQIIDAVGLPAAAHVLNAVVIIAAFSALNAITFAIGRTLFGLAAAGHAPAVFGRVSGRGIPGAAIVTVGVALVIGLVLNLVVPDRVFTFVASLASFATVFVWLLILAAHHGLRRRIARGALRPGAFATPGWPWVTALAAAFLVLVLVMMAFLPEGRAALAVGVVTTALLAGLGHLSAHRPDGSSEGPPEGGRSRKGHDHPEPVS; encoded by the coding sequence GTGTCCACAGCACCATCCACCCCCGCCGCCGACGCGAGCGCCGCCGAGTCCCCGGACTCCCCGCTGGCCCGCGGGCTGAGCACCCGGCACATCCGCTTCATCGCCCTGGGCACGGCGATCGGCACCGGCCTGTTCCTCGGCTCCGCGAGCGCCATCCAGCTCGCCGGGCCGGCCGTCCTGCTGGCCTACCTGGCCGCGGGGGCCGCCATCTACGTGGTGATGCGCGCGATGGCCGAGATGGTGCTGCGCACCCCGGACGCCTCCTCGTTCGTGGACTTCACCCAGCGCTACCTCGGCCGCACCTGGGGGTTCGTGATCGGCTGGATCTTCACCGCCGAGATGCTGCTGGTCGGCATCGCCGACGTCACCGCGCTGCGCATCTACCTGGGCTCGTGGTGGCCCGCGGTGCCGGGGTGGGCGTGGATGGTGGGCACCATCGCCCTGGTGCTGGGGCTCAACCTCGTGGCCGTCCGGCTGTTCGGGGAGACCGAGTTCTGGCTCACCCTGCTGAAGGTCGGCGCCATCGTCGCGATGGTGGTGCTCGGGGTGGGCCTGCTGGTCACCGGCGCGGGCCTGCCCACCGGCCAGCCGAGCGTCGCCCACCTGTGGGAGCACGGCGGGTTCGCCCCGCACGGCGCCTGGGGCATCCTGCTGTCGCTGACGGTCGTGGTCTTCGCCTTCGGCGGCATCGAGACCGTCGGCCTCACGGCGGCCGAGTCGCAGAACCCCCACCGCAGCATCCCCGACGCCATCAACACCGTCCCGTGGCGGATCCTGCTGTTCTACGTGGGCTCGGTGGGCGTCATGCTCACCCTCGCCCCGTGGACGGGCATCACCGGGGAGCAGTCGCCCTTCGTCCAGATCATCGATGCGGTGGGCCTCCCCGCCGCCGCCCACGTCCTGAACGCCGTAGTCATCATCGCGGCCTTCTCGGCGCTGAACGCCATCACCTTCGCCATCGGGCGCACGCTGTTCGGCCTGGCCGCGGCCGGGCACGCCCCGGCGGTCTTCGGGCGGGTCTCGGGGCGCGGAATCCCGGGGGCGGCGATCGTCACCGTGGGCGTGGCCCTGGTGATCGGGCTGGTCCTCAACCTGGTGGTGCCGGACCGGGTGTTCACCTTCGTGGCCTCCCTCGCGAGCTTCGCGACCGTGTTCGTGTGGCTGCTGATCCTCGCAGCCCACCACGGGCTGCGGCGGCGCATCGCCCGCGGCGCCCTGCGGCCCGGGGCGTTCGCCACGCCCGGCTGGCCCTGGGTGACCGCGCTCGCGGCCGCCTTCCTGGTGCTCGTGCTGGTGATGATGGCCTTCCTCCCCGAGGGCCGTGCCGCCCTGGCGGTGGGCGTGGTCACGACGGCGCTCCTGGCGGGGCTGGGGCACCTCTCGGCACACCGCCCGGACGGCTCGTCGGAGGGCCCGCCGGAGGGCGGCAGGTCAAGAAAGGGTCACGATCACCCCGAGCCCGTGTCGTGA
- a CDS encoding 5-oxoprolinase subunit B family protein, translating into MRLLPSGTRAVLVELDDLTEARAWHAALEADPPAGTLDLVPAARTVMVVSEPGTDLAAVRSHLERVQVTGAPPASDEVVRIPVVYDGEDLADVAELLGVDTEEVMRRHGAEEWAVAFAGYAPGFGYCAGTRFDWDVPRRSEPRTAVPAGSVALAGEFTGVYPRKGPGGWQLIGHTAEQMFDPHREPAALLRPGVRIVFEAVDA; encoded by the coding sequence ATGCGCCTGCTGCCCAGCGGGACCCGCGCGGTGCTCGTGGAGCTCGACGACCTCACCGAGGCCCGGGCCTGGCACGCCGCGCTGGAGGCCGACCCACCGGCCGGCACGCTCGACCTCGTGCCCGCGGCTCGGACGGTGATGGTGGTCAGCGAGCCCGGGACGGACCTCGCCGCGGTGCGCTCCCACCTCGAGCGCGTGCAGGTCACCGGCGCCCCACCCGCCTCGGACGAGGTGGTCCGCATCCCGGTGGTCTACGACGGCGAGGACCTCGCCGACGTGGCCGAGCTGCTGGGGGTGGACACCGAGGAGGTGATGCGCCGCCACGGCGCCGAGGAGTGGGCCGTGGCCTTCGCCGGCTACGCCCCGGGGTTCGGGTACTGCGCCGGCACCCGCTTCGACTGGGACGTCCCGCGCCGCAGCGAGCCGCGCACGGCCGTCCCGGCGGGCTCGGTGGCACTGGCCGGGGAGTTCACCGGCGTCTACCCGCGGAAGGGTCCCGGGGGCTGGCAGCTCATCGGGCACACCGCCGAGCAGATGTTCGACCCGCACCGTGAGCCGGCGGCGCTGCTGCGCCCCGGGGTCCGCATCGTCTTCGAGGCGGTGGACGCATGA
- a CDS encoding LamB/YcsF family protein has product MSTIDLNADLGEGLGMWRMGDDDALLGVVTSANVATGFHAGDPLIMRTTCEKAASEGVTVGAHVAYRDLHGFGRRAMDIAPDELTADVLYQVSALEGIARAAGTEVGYCKPHGGLYNTIAKDPAQARATAEALAAFRPGLAVLGLPGTPWQEAAEAAGLRFVAEAFADRAYTPEGQLVSRREPGAVLHDPVAITERCVAMATGHPIEDVEGNPLRLTPSSICVHGDTPGAVEIARAVRQGLEDAGATLRSFA; this is encoded by the coding sequence ATGAGCACCATCGACCTGAACGCCGACCTGGGCGAGGGCCTGGGCATGTGGCGGATGGGGGACGACGACGCCCTGCTGGGCGTGGTCACCAGCGCCAACGTGGCCACGGGGTTCCACGCCGGCGACCCCCTGATCATGCGCACCACCTGCGAGAAGGCCGCCTCCGAGGGCGTCACCGTCGGCGCCCACGTGGCCTACCGCGACCTGCACGGCTTCGGCCGCCGCGCCATGGACATCGCGCCCGACGAGCTGACCGCGGACGTGCTCTACCAGGTCTCCGCCCTGGAGGGCATCGCCCGGGCCGCCGGCACCGAGGTGGGCTACTGCAAGCCGCACGGCGGGCTGTACAACACCATCGCGAAGGACCCGGCGCAGGCCCGGGCGACCGCCGAGGCGCTGGCCGCGTTCCGGCCCGGCCTGGCCGTGCTCGGCCTGCCCGGCACCCCCTGGCAGGAGGCCGCCGAGGCCGCGGGGCTGCGCTTCGTGGCCGAGGCCTTCGCCGACCGTGCCTACACGCCCGAGGGCCAGCTGGTCTCCCGCCGCGAGCCGGGAGCGGTGCTGCACGACCCGGTGGCGATCACCGAGCGGTGCGTGGCGATGGCGACCGGTCACCCCATCGAGGACGTCGAGGGCAACCCGCTGCGCCTGACGCCGAGCTCGATCTGCGTGCACGGCGACACCCCCGGTGCGGTGGAGATCGCCCGCGCGGTGCGCCAAGGGCTCGAGGACGCCGGCGCCACCCTTCGGTCCTTCGCCTGA
- a CDS encoding GntR family transcriptional regulator: protein MTTELGGQRCARTVRGLITAGRLGPGEQLVEQSLVEVCGVSRNTLREGYRILADEGLVVHVPHRGVFVSSPGVAEVRDVYTARRVVECGALRERAGAGLAVGGGPAAGGDPAVVVLEQLVGRAREAAADGRWSEVGDLNMAVHQQWVDLAGSRWLSAAAKGLLAHARLAFRTLADPGGLHSAFVEENARVVGHVAAGEFGAAADLLEGYLHRAEGLVVDAMR from the coding sequence GTGACAACGGAACTCGGTGGGCAGCGCTGCGCGCGGACGGTGCGTGGGCTGATCACGGCCGGGCGCCTGGGGCCGGGCGAGCAGCTGGTGGAGCAGTCCCTGGTGGAGGTGTGCGGCGTCTCCCGCAACACGCTGCGGGAGGGGTACCGGATCCTGGCCGACGAGGGGCTGGTGGTGCACGTCCCTCATCGCGGGGTGTTCGTCTCCTCGCCCGGGGTGGCCGAGGTGCGTGACGTCTACACCGCCCGCCGCGTGGTGGAGTGCGGGGCGCTGCGCGAGCGGGCCGGCGCCGGCCTGGCGGTGGGGGGCGGCCCGGCGGCCGGCGGCGACCCGGCTGTGGTGGTCTTGGAGCAGCTCGTCGGCCGCGCCCGGGAGGCCGCGGCGGATGGGCGCTGGAGCGAGGTGGGCGACCTGAACATGGCCGTCCACCAGCAGTGGGTGGACCTCGCCGGGAGCCGGTGGCTGTCCGCGGCGGCGAAGGGCCTGCTGGCGCACGCCCGGCTGGCCTTCCGCACCTTGGCCGACCCCGGCGGGCTGCACTCGGCCTTCGTGGAGGAGAACGCGCGCGTGGTGGGGCACGTGGCAGCGGGGGAGTTCGGCGCGGCCGCGGACCTGCTGGAGGGGTATCTGCACCGCGCGGAGGGCCTGGTCGTCGACGCGATGCGGTGA